From Cytobacillus sp. IB215665, the proteins below share one genomic window:
- the argF gene encoding ornithine carbamoyltransferase — protein sequence MALSVHKVNLKGRSLLTLLDFTAEEIIDLIDLAADLKQKKQRGIREKLMEGKNIALLFEKPSTRTRCAFTVACTDLGAHPEYLGKNDIQLGKKESVADTAKVLGRMFDGIEFRGFSQETAKSLAEHSGVPVWNGLTDMYHPTQALADYLTIKEQKDSLKGLTVVYVGDGRNNVANSLLIVGSKLGVDVRIAAPKSLFPNEEITASAMQFADDSGAEIMITDNVDNAVQGADVLYTDVWVSMGEEDKFAERIELLKPYQVNMEMIKKTGKEDVIFLHCLPAFHDTNTIVGKDIYEKYGLEAMEVTNEVFQSRHSFVFDQAENRMHTIKAIMAATIS from the coding sequence ATGGCATTATCCGTTCATAAAGTAAATTTAAAAGGACGTAGTTTATTAACATTACTCGATTTCACAGCTGAAGAAATCATCGATCTTATCGACTTAGCAGCTGACCTAAAACAAAAAAAGCAAAGAGGTATACGTGAAAAACTTATGGAAGGAAAAAATATCGCACTTCTATTCGAAAAACCTTCGACACGGACACGCTGTGCATTTACAGTTGCTTGTACCGATTTAGGTGCTCATCCAGAATATTTAGGGAAAAACGATATCCAACTTGGGAAGAAGGAATCAGTAGCCGATACTGCTAAAGTGTTGGGAAGAATGTTTGACGGTATTGAGTTTCGTGGTTTTAGCCAAGAAACTGCAAAATCACTTGCAGAACACTCAGGTGTACCTGTTTGGAATGGTTTAACAGACATGTATCACCCAACACAGGCTCTTGCTGACTATTTAACGATTAAGGAACAAAAGGATAGCTTGAAAGGATTAACAGTCGTTTATGTTGGAGATGGAAGAAACAATGTAGCAAATAGCTTGCTTATCGTAGGTAGTAAGCTAGGTGTGGATGTACGTATTGCTGCTCCAAAATCACTGTTCCCTAATGAAGAAATTACAGCATCTGCAATGCAGTTTGCAGATGACAGCGGTGCTGAAATTATGATAACAGACAATGTTGATAATGCTGTACAGGGTGCTGATGTTTTATATACAGATGTTTGGGTGTCGATGGGAGAAGAAGATAAATTTGCAGAAAGAATCGAACTATTAAAACCATATCAAGTTAACATGGAAATGATTAAGAAAACTGGGAAAGAGGATGTCATATTTCTACATTGTCTTCCTGCATTTCATGATACAAACACGATAGTGGGAAAAGATATTTATGAAAAATATGGTCTAGAAGCAATGGAAGTTACCAATGAAGTCTTCCAAAGTCGGCACTCTTTCGTATTTGACCAAGCAGAAAATCGAATGCATACAATTAAAGCTATTATGGCAGCTACAATTTCTTAA
- the arcA gene encoding arginine deiminase, with amino-acid sequence MKYPVHITSEIGELKTVILHRPGKEVENLTPQYLKRLLFDDIPFLPAIQKEHDYFANTLKNRGVEVLYLSTLMEESLYSNETREKFVDQILTESKSNINGAWKNLRAYLLSGSTKELVDKVMSGVLKTEIAAEKKVHLYELMSDHYPFYLDPMPNLYFTRDPAAIIGHGVSINRMQERARKRESIFTEYIMNFHPRFAEFQIPRWFNRSYRFAMEGGDQLVLSHDTLAIGVSARTSPQAIEELAINLFSEQEQITKVLVVEIPKSRAFMHLDTVFTMVDHNKFTIHPAIEGPDGYMRIFLLEKGDQKNRVKITEGHNFSETLKQILGLEEIVLIPCGGGDPIASAREQWNDGSNTLAISPGVVVTYDRNYVSNEVLRSHGLEVIEVPSSELSRGRGGPRCMSMPIYRADS; translated from the coding sequence TTGAAATATCCAGTTCATATTACTTCAGAAATTGGGGAATTGAAGACAGTTATCCTCCACCGTCCTGGTAAGGAAGTAGAAAATTTAACACCTCAATATTTAAAACGCCTATTGTTTGATGATATTCCTTTTCTTCCTGCCATTCAAAAAGAACATGATTATTTTGCTAATACGCTTAAAAATCGCGGAGTTGAAGTATTATATCTCTCTACTTTAATGGAAGAGTCATTGTATTCAAACGAAACTCGCGAAAAATTTGTCGATCAAATTTTAACAGAAAGTAAATCTAATATTAACGGAGCTTGGAAAAATCTAAGAGCTTATTTACTGTCAGGTTCAACAAAAGAGCTAGTAGATAAAGTAATGTCAGGTGTGTTAAAAACAGAAATTGCAGCCGAAAAAAAGGTACACCTTTACGAGTTAATGTCAGATCACTATCCATTTTATCTCGATCCAATGCCAAATCTTTATTTTACTAGAGATCCTGCTGCTATCATCGGACATGGAGTCTCCATTAATAGAATGCAAGAAAGAGCTAGAAAAAGAGAATCAATTTTTACGGAATATATTATGAATTTTCACCCACGCTTCGCAGAATTCCAAATCCCTAGATGGTTCAACCGGAGTTATCGATTTGCAATGGAAGGTGGTGACCAACTAGTCTTAAGTCATGATACTTTAGCGATTGGGGTAAGTGCACGTACATCACCACAAGCTATCGAAGAACTAGCTATAAACTTATTTAGTGAGCAAGAGCAAATTACTAAAGTCCTAGTAGTAGAAATTCCTAAGTCCCGTGCATTTATGCATTTAGACACTGTATTTACTATGGTTGATCATAATAAGTTCACCATTCATCCAGCCATCGAAGGACCAGATGGCTACATGAGAATCTTTTTATTAGAAAAAGGAGATCAAAAAAATCGTGTAAAAATTACTGAAGGTCATAACTTTTCAGAAACACTCAAACAAATATTAGGGTTAGAAGAAATTGTCCTTATTCCTTGTGGTGGCGGTGACCCTATCGCCTCAGCTAGAGAGCAATGGAATGATGGATCAAATACATTAGCGATATCACCAGGGGTTGTCGTAACATATGATCGTAACTATGTATCAAATGAAGTGTTACGAAGTCATGGCTTAGAGGTAATTGAAGTACCGAGTTCTGAACTATCTAGAGGAAGGGGCGGTCCACGCTGCATGAGTATGCCTATTTATCGAGCAGATAGTTAA
- a CDS encoding carboxylesterase has protein sequence MKQVVPKPFTFEAGERAVLLLHGFTGNSADVRMLGRFLEKKGYTCHAPIYKGHGVPPEELVHTGPEDWWQDVMEAYQHLKDRGHEEIAVAGLSLGGVFSLKLGYTVPIKAIVPMCAPMYIKSEEVMYEGVLDYAREYKKFEGKSVEQIDIEMQQFQQTPMTTLKALQQLIAGVRDQVDLIYAPTFVVQARHDNMINTDSANIIYNRVESPIKELKWYEESGHVITLDQEREQLHEDVYAFLDSLDWNN, from the coding sequence ATGAAACAAGTCGTCCCAAAGCCGTTTACCTTTGAAGCAGGCGAACGTGCGGTGTTATTATTGCATGGCTTTACAGGTAATTCAGCTGATGTAAGAATGCTAGGAAGATTTTTAGAAAAGAAAGGCTATACGTGTCATGCACCTATTTATAAAGGGCATGGTGTTCCTCCAGAGGAGCTCGTTCATACTGGGCCAGAGGACTGGTGGCAGGACGTCATGGAAGCCTATCAACACTTAAAAGATAGAGGACATGAAGAAATAGCCGTAGCAGGTCTATCACTTGGGGGGGTATTTTCGTTAAAATTAGGTTACACTGTACCTATAAAAGCAATTGTTCCTATGTGTGCACCGATGTACATTAAGAGTGAAGAGGTCATGTACGAAGGTGTACTTGATTATGCAAGAGAATATAAGAAGTTTGAAGGGAAATCTGTTGAGCAAATTGACATAGAAATGCAGCAGTTTCAGCAAACGCCAATGACGACCTTAAAAGCACTACAGCAGTTAATAGCTGGTGTTAGAGATCAAGTTGATTTAATTTATGCACCAACATTTGTCGTTCAAGCAAGACATGACAACATGATTAATACAGACAGCGCTAATATTATTTATAATCGTGTAGAATCACCAATTAAGGAATTGAAATGGTATGAGGAATCTGGCCATGTGATTACGCTTGATCAAGAGCGGGAGCAGTTGCATGAAGATGTTTATGCCTTTTTAGATAGCTTAGATTGGAATAACTAA
- the rnr gene encoding ribonuclease R, producing the protein MDEIQQHTDKLLSFMKEEAYKPLTVQELEEAFGIEDSSDFKQFVKALVLMEEQGQVVRTRSNRYGLPEKMNLVRGTLTGHAKGFAFVVPDDKSLDDVFIPPNELKNAMHGDVVLVRINPHSSGSRKEGSIVRILDRGIKEAVGTFVESKYFGFVIPDNKKIVNDIFIPKGKTGGAVEGHKVVVRLTSYPEGRMSAEGEVIEILGHKNDPGVDILSIIHKHGLPQEFPSAVIEAANSVPETISEDDIKDRRDLRDQVIVTIDGADAKDLDDAVMVTKLSNGNFKLGVHIADVSHYVQEGAEIDIEAHERGTSVYLVDRVIPMIPHRLSNGICSLNPQVDRLTLSCEMEINEVGDVVHHEIFQSVIKTTERMTYTDVNKILTDKDEELRDKYDSLVPMFEDMADLAEMLRNKRMQRGAIDFDFKEAKVLVNREGAPYDVVLRERSVAERLIEEFMLLANETVAEHFHWMNVPFIYRIHEDPNPEKLNRFLEFITNFGYVVKGTANEIHPRALQEIIEAVQGQPEEVVVSTVMLRSMKQAKYDPESLGHFGLSTDFYTHFTSPIRRYPDLIVHRLIRTYLINRQLDEKVQQSWQEKLPEIAEHSSSMERRAVDAERETDELKKTEFMEDKIGEEFDGIISSVTNFGVFVELPNTIEGLVHVSYLTDDYYRYDERHYAMIGERTGNVFRIGDEIAVRVINVNKDERSVDFEVVGMKGRRKTSKDVPKVIHAGKGRKKTHSSRNKQHEKSEHDGKKTKKKKKFYENVPNAKRKKKKKKR; encoded by the coding sequence ATGGATGAAATCCAGCAACATACCGATAAATTGCTATCTTTTATGAAAGAAGAAGCGTATAAGCCATTAACAGTACAAGAATTAGAGGAAGCGTTTGGCATAGAAGATTCATCTGATTTTAAGCAATTTGTCAAAGCACTTGTCTTAATGGAGGAGCAAGGGCAAGTCGTTAGAACAAGAAGCAATCGCTATGGACTACCAGAAAAAATGAATCTAGTTCGAGGCACGTTAACAGGTCATGCAAAAGGGTTTGCATTTGTCGTTCCTGATGACAAATCACTAGATGACGTCTTTATTCCACCAAACGAGTTAAAAAATGCAATGCATGGCGATGTCGTGCTTGTTCGCATTAACCCGCATTCTTCTGGCTCAAGAAAAGAAGGGTCAATCGTAAGAATATTAGATCGTGGTATTAAGGAAGCTGTAGGGACATTTGTGGAAAGTAAATATTTTGGGTTTGTTATTCCTGATAATAAAAAAATTGTAAATGACATTTTTATTCCGAAAGGGAAGACGGGTGGTGCAGTTGAAGGACATAAAGTTGTCGTTCGCTTAACTAGCTATCCAGAAGGTAGAATGAGTGCCGAAGGAGAAGTTATAGAAATCTTAGGTCATAAGAATGACCCGGGTGTCGATATTCTCTCCATTATTCATAAACATGGACTACCTCAAGAGTTCCCATCTGCAGTAATAGAAGCAGCAAATTCAGTTCCTGAAACTATATCAGAAGATGACATCAAAGATAGACGTGATTTACGTGACCAAGTTATTGTGACGATAGATGGAGCGGATGCTAAGGACTTAGATGATGCTGTTATGGTAACTAAACTATCGAATGGAAACTTTAAACTGGGAGTACATATTGCCGATGTCAGTCATTATGTCCAAGAGGGGGCAGAAATTGATATTGAGGCGCATGAAAGAGGAACGAGTGTTTATTTAGTCGATCGTGTGATTCCGATGATTCCACATCGACTATCAAATGGGATTTGTTCCTTGAATCCTCAAGTAGATCGATTGACCTTATCATGTGAAATGGAAATAAATGAAGTTGGTGATGTCGTTCATCATGAAATTTTTCAAAGTGTCATAAAAACGACTGAACGAATGACATATACGGATGTAAACAAAATTTTAACCGATAAGGATGAAGAATTAAGAGACAAGTATGATTCTTTAGTGCCTATGTTTGAGGATATGGCTGACCTTGCTGAAATGTTACGAAACAAAAGGATGCAACGTGGCGCGATTGATTTTGATTTTAAAGAGGCAAAAGTTCTAGTGAATCGTGAAGGTGCTCCTTATGATGTCGTACTTCGAGAGCGTTCAGTAGCAGAAAGGCTTATTGAAGAGTTTATGTTACTTGCCAATGAAACTGTCGCTGAACATTTTCATTGGATGAATGTACCTTTTATATACCGTATTCACGAGGATCCTAATCCAGAAAAGTTAAATCGCTTTTTAGAGTTCATTACAAACTTTGGCTATGTAGTAAAAGGTACAGCAAATGAAATCCACCCTCGTGCTTTACAGGAGATCATTGAGGCGGTTCAGGGGCAGCCTGAAGAGGTTGTTGTATCAACAGTTATGCTACGCTCTATGAAGCAAGCTAAATATGATCCAGAAAGCCTTGGTCATTTTGGGTTATCGACTGATTTTTATACTCATTTTACGTCACCAATTCGCCGTTATCCGGATTTGATCGTTCATAGGTTAATACGTACATATTTAATTAATCGTCAATTAGATGAAAAGGTTCAACAAAGCTGGCAGGAGAAACTACCAGAAATTGCTGAGCATTCATCAAGTATGGAGCGACGTGCGGTCGACGCTGAACGTGAAACGGATGAACTTAAAAAGACGGAGTTTATGGAAGATAAAATTGGTGAAGAGTTTGATGGAATTATAAGCTCAGTTACTAATTTTGGTGTATTTGTTGAACTACCAAATACAATAGAGGGGCTTGTTCATGTTAGCTATTTAACAGATGACTATTACCGCTACGATGAACGCCACTATGCGATGATTGGTGAACGAACTGGGAATGTTTTTCGTATTGGGGATGAAATAGCTGTAAGAGTTATTAACGTAAATAAAGATGAACGTTCAGTAGATTTTGAAGTAGTAGGTATGAAAGGTCGTCGCAAAACTTCAAAAGACGTACCAAAGGTCATCCATGCTGGCAAAGGACGCAAAAAAACGCATTCTTCTCGGAACAAACAGCATGAAAAGAGCGAGCATGATGGAAAGAAAACCAAAAAGAAAAAGAAGTTTTACGAAAATGTCCCTAACGCTAAGCGTAAAAAGAAAAAGAAAAAGCGCTAG
- the smpB gene encoding SsrA-binding protein SmpB, which translates to MPRGQGKVISQNKKAYHDYFIEETYETGIVLQGTEIKSIRAGRVNLKDAFARVQNGEVFLHNMHVSPYEQGNRYNHDPLRTRKLLLHKKEISKLIGYTKENGYAIVPLKLYLKNGFAKVLLGLGKGKKKYDKREDLKKKEAKREVERAFRDRQKSF; encoded by the coding sequence ATGCCACGCGGTCAAGGAAAAGTTATATCACAAAATAAAAAAGCATATCATGATTATTTTATTGAAGAAACATATGAGACTGGCATCGTTCTGCAAGGTACAGAAATAAAATCGATACGAGCTGGTAGAGTTAATTTAAAGGATGCATTTGCGAGAGTACAAAATGGTGAGGTATTTCTTCATAATATGCATGTAAGCCCGTATGAGCAGGGAAATCGTTATAATCATGATCCACTTCGTACAAGAAAGCTGTTATTGCATAAGAAGGAAATTAGCAAGCTGATCGGGTATACAAAGGAAAATGGTTATGCTATCGTTCCACTTAAGTTATATTTGAAGAATGGCTTTGCAAAAGTATTACTCGGCCTAGGAAAAGGTAAGAAGAAGTACGATAAACGTGAGGATTTAAAGAAGAAAGAAGCAAAACGTGAGGTCGAAAGGGCATTCCGCGATCGTCAGAAGTCATTTTAA